A portion of the Pseudomonas synxantha BG33R genome contains these proteins:
- a CDS encoding SpvB/TcaC N-terminal domain-containing protein, translating to MSMQSSDFLQPAIPALPKGGGAIQGPGVSWGPVGSRGEACLDVPLPISPGRGFAPALSLGYRSSQGNGPFGLGWTLSAGAISRDTRKGIPAYGEDDSFVSPQGVELIPERDAHGEIHATACDQYNGLPLGEAHRVVRYMPIVEGRFDRIEHWSSSSDTAGFWLVQGADGCVHLFGKTLIARCADPEDSRHVAQWLLQESLNPLGEQIYYHYKPEDQRAPTTRDYRAQRYLARVCYGNLRHREHLTLWNTDVLAEKQWHFELLLDYGERHTELSQVPTYAEQQPWLSRSDPFCNYAYGFELGTQRLCRQVLMFHYFPDEPSMGANPVLTRRLLLEHTDRHAAGSCLNALHNQAYDAQGTASAWPPLELAYSAFKPALEPARYQPFDGMAGVNDGQHYQLVDLCNDGLPGILHRTDKSWYYREPLRAARVSGLDAVTYGPWQALPRIPVADTAQATRQALADLNGDGHLEWVVAQPGMSGFFTLDTQRQWSSFTPFAAIPQEFFHPHGQFADLMGSGRLDLALIGNHSVRLYAHHQSEGYGAGLQVPYEHADEGLPTLSHTSTELVAFCDPLGSGQQHLVRIRHNEIRCWPNLGRGRFGKGFVFAALPFDYASFDAANIRLADLDGSGAVDLIYLQPEQLLILMNRAGSGLMPPVTLPWPDGVLHDATCQVSFADLQGLGCSSLILSVPHIKPRHWRFDFVRRKPYLLTATLNNMGAATLLSYRSSAQEWLDEKHQRPSSGKASVSSLPFPVPVVRLQRQTDQVSGNRLTQYFRYREACHDSVERRFIGFGLVLETDMPPSANTASGVLTKRWFNTLELSREGFYAGDRHAPVVGPTLLGQLETGRTLDTLIANPQASTWHQVRRALAGSLLREEVYAAADKPPNGVPYSVQQQRYLVRLISPSRKAGEPATLLPLLLESITCHYERQQDDPRCRHLLNLRWDTYASLVHSVVVDYARRKSATDAAPSGQPHEQQWWRAAHDPAQQAYYLNETLARFIHLDAPQRWRLQLPYQQRSNVLTLPRQAWPHGQIGYEQFVAEDASNPLRPGDQRQLGGLSVQHYCLAEHTTPLPPGTASFQALPAYVEVAELDAPALSVYQDPQITATLTEQHYRPMSAFLSAIAGQDDAMTLWSVGRGYTRYAQPDGFYRPRRHQASMSHAATQTEYDAYWLHVIKVQSADGCSTQADYDYRIGLPVTVTDAQRTRQYAQYDARGHLIATGLAGEEQGKPVGYDNWQSVTRALDSGPTQALADPATALHNAQSACFYDVFSWMGRIPAASVQAHWVSSGYLLPSGHIRASALARINHLPSRQPHHQTLLSLIKTARRVPVHAVVLHDDHWQGTPGEADRQIHVALAFSDGFGRVRQTQEQAQSGPAFAVDPAGTLSEGADQVEATRRWRISGRVEYDNRGGVARTWRPYFADRSGYIDDKAFNASRPSERHVHDALGRPVLTLNANGDTRRQTYCVWYSISEDENDTHAPD from the coding sequence ATGAGCATGCAGTCATCCGATTTTTTGCAGCCGGCAATCCCTGCCCTGCCCAAGGGCGGCGGTGCCATCCAGGGCCCTGGCGTCAGTTGGGGGCCTGTCGGCTCACGGGGCGAGGCGTGCCTGGACGTGCCTTTGCCGATTTCGCCCGGACGCGGTTTCGCCCCTGCGTTGAGCCTCGGGTATCGCAGCTCGCAAGGCAATGGCCCGTTCGGACTCGGCTGGACACTGTCGGCGGGCGCGATCAGCCGTGATACACGCAAGGGTATCCCGGCCTACGGCGAAGATGACAGTTTCGTCAGCCCCCAAGGTGTCGAGCTGATCCCGGAGCGTGACGCCCATGGCGAGATTCACGCCACCGCTTGCGACCAGTACAACGGCCTGCCCCTGGGTGAAGCGCATCGGGTAGTGCGCTATATGCCAATCGTCGAGGGCAGGTTCGATCGGATCGAACATTGGTCATCCTCAAGTGATACTGCCGGGTTCTGGCTGGTGCAGGGTGCGGATGGCTGCGTACATCTGTTCGGCAAAACCCTGATCGCTCGCTGCGCAGACCCGGAGGACAGCCGCCATGTGGCCCAATGGCTGTTGCAGGAAAGCCTCAATCCCCTGGGAGAGCAGATTTATTACCACTACAAGCCAGAAGACCAGCGCGCTCCAACCACCAGGGATTACCGTGCGCAGCGTTACCTGGCCAGGGTGTGCTACGGCAACCTGCGACACCGCGAACACTTGACGCTTTGGAATACCGATGTGCTCGCCGAGAAACAATGGCACTTCGAGCTGCTGCTCGACTATGGCGAACGCCACACCGAGCTGAGCCAGGTGCCGACCTACGCCGAGCAACAGCCGTGGCTCTCGCGCAGCGACCCGTTCTGCAATTACGCCTACGGTTTTGAACTCGGCACCCAGCGGCTTTGCCGGCAAGTCCTGATGTTTCATTACTTTCCGGATGAGCCGAGCATGGGCGCCAACCCGGTGCTGACCCGGCGACTGCTGCTGGAACACACCGACCGTCACGCCGCAGGCAGTTGCCTGAATGCCTTGCACAACCAGGCTTATGACGCTCAGGGAACGGCCAGCGCCTGGCCGCCCCTGGAGCTGGCCTACAGCGCCTTCAAGCCGGCACTGGAACCCGCCCGCTACCAGCCGTTCGACGGCATGGCGGGTGTCAACGATGGGCAACACTATCAACTGGTGGACCTGTGCAACGACGGTCTGCCGGGCATCCTGCACCGTACCGACAAAAGTTGGTATTACCGCGAACCGCTCAGGGCTGCGCGTGTGTCCGGCCTCGATGCGGTGACCTATGGGCCATGGCAGGCACTGCCACGCATTCCCGTCGCAGACACTGCCCAGGCCACTCGTCAGGCCCTGGCAGACCTCAATGGCGACGGACACCTCGAATGGGTGGTGGCCCAACCGGGCATGAGCGGTTTTTTCACCCTCGATACGCAGCGACAATGGTCAAGTTTTACGCCATTCGCGGCGATACCCCAGGAGTTTTTCCATCCCCACGGGCAATTCGCTGACCTGATGGGCAGCGGCCGCCTGGACCTTGCGTTGATCGGCAATCACAGCGTGCGTTTGTATGCCCATCACCAGAGCGAGGGGTATGGCGCCGGCCTCCAAGTGCCCTACGAGCACGCCGACGAGGGTCTGCCCACGCTCAGCCATACATCGACCGAGCTGGTCGCCTTCTGCGACCCGTTAGGCAGCGGTCAACAGCACTTGGTGCGTATTCGCCATAATGAAATCAGATGCTGGCCAAACCTGGGCCGCGGACGCTTCGGCAAGGGATTCGTGTTTGCGGCATTGCCGTTCGACTACGCCAGCTTCGACGCCGCCAATATCCGCCTGGCTGACCTCGACGGTTCAGGCGCGGTGGACCTGATTTACCTGCAGCCTGAACAACTGCTGATTCTCATGAACCGCGCCGGCAGCGGGCTGATGCCGCCTGTGACGTTGCCCTGGCCAGACGGCGTGCTCCACGACGCGACGTGTCAGGTCAGTTTCGCCGACCTTCAAGGCCTGGGCTGTTCCAGCCTGATCCTGAGCGTACCGCACATCAAACCCCGGCATTGGCGCTTCGACTTTGTCCGTCGAAAACCTTATTTGTTGACGGCCACCCTCAACAACATGGGAGCGGCCACCCTACTGAGTTATCGCAGCAGTGCCCAGGAATGGCTCGACGAAAAACACCAGCGGCCGTCCTCGGGGAAAGCCTCAGTCAGCAGCCTGCCCTTCCCCGTGCCGGTGGTTCGGCTTCAGCGGCAAACAGACCAGGTCAGCGGCAATCGGCTGACCCAGTATTTTCGCTACCGTGAAGCCTGTCACGACAGCGTTGAGCGCCGGTTCATCGGCTTCGGCCTGGTGCTGGAAACCGATATGCCGCCGTCCGCCAATACCGCATCGGGAGTACTGACCAAACGCTGGTTCAATACACTTGAGCTTTCGCGAGAGGGGTTTTATGCAGGGGATCGACATGCGCCTGTGGTGGGGCCGACCCTGCTGGGCCAGTTGGAGACCGGGCGCACTCTGGACACCCTGATTGCCAACCCGCAGGCATCGACCTGGCATCAAGTGCGGCGTGCGCTGGCCGGTAGCCTGTTGCGCGAGGAGGTCTACGCCGCCGCCGATAAACCGCCGAACGGCGTGCCCTACTCGGTGCAGCAACAACGTTATCTGGTACGCCTTATAAGCCCGTCGCGAAAGGCTGGCGAACCGGCGACACTGCTGCCTTTGCTGCTGGAGTCGATCACCTGTCACTACGAGCGCCAGCAGGATGATCCGCGCTGTCGGCACCTGTTGAATCTGCGCTGGGACACCTACGCCAGCCTTGTGCACAGCGTGGTGGTCGATTATGCCCGCCGCAAGAGCGCCACTGACGCCGCGCCGTCCGGCCAACCCCATGAGCAGCAGTGGTGGCGCGCAGCGCACGACCCGGCACAACAGGCTTACTACCTCAACGAAACCCTCGCCCGCTTCATTCACCTGGACGCACCGCAACGCTGGCGCCTGCAACTGCCTTACCAGCAGCGCAGCAACGTACTGACGCTACCCAGGCAAGCATGGCCGCACGGGCAGATCGGCTATGAACAATTCGTCGCCGAGGACGCGTCCAACCCCTTGAGGCCGGGTGACCAGCGCCAACTCGGCGGGCTGTCGGTGCAGCACTATTGCCTGGCGGAGCACACCACGCCGTTACCGCCCGGAACCGCGAGTTTCCAGGCTTTGCCCGCTTACGTCGAAGTCGCCGAACTCGATGCGCCGGCATTGAGCGTCTATCAAGACCCACAGATCACCGCCACCTTGACCGAACAGCATTATCGCCCGATGTCCGCGTTTCTCTCGGCGATTGCAGGGCAGGACGATGCAATGACACTTTGGTCGGTCGGCCGCGGCTACACTCGTTACGCGCAACCTGATGGGTTCTATCGGCCTCGTCGCCACCAGGCCAGCATGAGCCACGCCGCGACGCAGACCGAATACGACGCCTACTGGCTACACGTGATCAAAGTTCAGTCAGCGGACGGCTGCTCGACCCAGGCCGACTACGACTACCGGATCGGCCTGCCGGTGACAGTCACCGACGCACAGCGCACCCGGCAGTACGCGCAATACGATGCCCGCGGACATCTGATTGCCACTGGCCTTGCGGGTGAGGAACAGGGCAAGCCTGTCGGCTATGACAACTGGCAATCCGTCACCCGCGCCCTCGACAGCGGCCCGACGCAGGCGCTGGCCGATCCTGCCACGGCCCTTCACAATGCCCAGAGCGCCTGCTTTTATGACGTGTTCAGTTGGATGGGCCGCATCCCGGCTGCCAGTGTGCAGGCGCACTGGGTGAGCAGCGGTTACCTGCTACCCAGCGGGCACATTCGAGCCTCAGCGCTGGCGCGCATCAACCACCTGCCCAGCCGGCAGCCCCATCATCAAACGCTTTTAAGCCTGATCAAGACTGCCCGTCGAGTGCCGGTGCACGCCGTGGTGCTGCATGACGACCACTGGCAGGGAACGCCAGGTGAGGCCGATCGGCAGATCCACGTCGCCCTCGCCTTCAGTGATGGTTTTGGTCGCGTGCGGCAAACCCAGGAGCAAGCACAATCAGGCCCCGCGTTTGCGGTCGACCCCGCCGGAACGTTAAGCGAGGGTGCCGATCAAGTCGAAGCCACTCGCCGCTGGCGCATCAGTGGGCGCGTCGAATACGACAACCGGGGGGGCGTGGCGCGGACCTGGCGGCCTTACTTCGCCGACCGTTCCGGGTACATCGACGATAAGGCGTTCAATGCCTCGCGCCCCAGCGAACGACACGTTCACGACGCACTTGGACGCCCGGTACTTACCCTCAACGCCAATGGCGACACGCGTCGCCAAACGTATTGTGTCTGGTACAGCATCAGCGAAGACGAAAACGACACTCACGCCCCTGACTGA